Proteins encoded together in one Musa acuminata AAA Group cultivar baxijiao chromosome BXJ3-6, Cavendish_Baxijiao_AAA, whole genome shotgun sequence window:
- the LOC103989714 gene encoding uncharacterized protein LOC103989714 isoform X4, whose amino-acid sequence MSVTHNFTVCYLQFITRTVNDDNGMSQNSDLPGSTLRSFCEEVSIDLDHLEASFISSLYSLLADLFQSEDAFSGDSTFTKHSALNKLLKLKGDISNGLEKIECEIDLLEKELKSLDCDAKACSYQTSFNLANDSAAEACIQPLVGVPNESNHLKDQNVDLTQMAYVQHVPCNSLVEHGTIVEDNNVIHLETSSSKIGFGIEKLSESHSSIEDERLKSSEVQQTVDSDDGGRLMVASEDGNRDYVDRGSVSACISSDETLRGNIHSNLITSIMDFNKNASEHAWKLLGTSLPTNPLQSDIWGLVNLTACRQNDSTIKEKLSIRKCQVKFKERVLTLKFKALHHLWKEDLRLLYIRKLRTKSTKRFELSNRSSQNGSQKQRSSIRSRFALPAGNLTLVPTTEIVDFTGKLLSDSLIKLYRNNLKMPALILDDKEKTYSRFVTQNGLIEDPLIFEKERATINPWSQDEKVVFMEMLAKYGKDFARISLSLNHKTTADCIEFYYKNHKSESFKEVKKCLDLRKQQQCLRANTYLVASGNKWNHEISCVSPDRLASAPIAVAHGHGTARSEKNIGSVVYGTYNDVKVPYLEGANSVNISGEERESVAADVLAGIRGALFSEAMSSCDTSSIDPSEKMNCITADRLLTPEITQNLDEDDCSDEGSGELDSADWTDDEKSIFVQALSMYGKDFTRISSCMRRSREQCKIFFSKARKCLGLDVILQGTVNAGMPLSDTNGGRSDTDDACVAEMNSAICSTQSCSKMGVDASQSVANISYEGIAHVASTHFHVETDRSNKEDEDVSAGPDLDGGGEKVDTKYVSTIHDDELVGEADNLQSDACPKESIVDALGGTKAAQLCKVTDSADTETKVGRIANIISPTKSVVTIRKTDPVAIACMDGQSKQLTASIVHKTGTDGSYPADGLKEVDSKASPTTEVGLSNKKSINNNFTAIGNGSLNTVPDSNASGAPLLSGNKVNVCHRLTFGPNYQQQMQLDLLPCVPKKHQTVLLKQEDVHSIPLNSFLPDPSSVCFGGPIDVSSETTLNFEEHGSKWHQNMVKRDIYQQYITRNLPVNQVDHNMHILRGYPLQALNQEVKRETDLPAGEKRSLLETESKRCGVSQSNQFFMSDMHWNKSDPSHSRSSMSCPSRSENHSEAELRTCVKNACSEIEEHRTGDVKLFGKILSHTCSLQKSGTSSHESNVPSSPKLDGCSTANSSCIVKDGNRLVSDVGNGQVGLEDPPARTYGFWDGKRVQNGNPSLPDTTAMLAKYQGSLAGVSFYSTKDAIPIRNGVVTDYPQSCMQQLSSDGKRIENIPELQKRNAIGIVSGFQQQGRVTPLGANMMGGGGILVGGGGVSDPVAALKMHYAARASVGSTDMMESWRGDMGGR is encoded by the exons ATGTCTGTCACCCACAACTTCACAGTCTGCTACTTGCAGTTCATCACCAG GACTGTGAATGATGATAATGGGATGAGTCAAAACAGTGATTTACCTGGATCCACGCTTCGATCTTTCTGTGAGGAAGTTTCAATTGATTTGGACCATTTAGAGGCCAGTTTTATTAGTTCCCTCTATTCTCTGCTTGCTGATTTGTTTCAGTCTGAGGATGCCTTCTCTGGTGATTCCACTTTCACGAAGCATTCTGCTCTGAACAAACTATTGAAATTGAAAGGGGATATATCAAATGGATTGGAAAAGATAGAATGCGAAATTGATTTGTTAGAAAAAGAGCTTAAGTCACTGGATTGTGATGCTAAAGCTTGTTCTTATCAAACTTCCTTCAATTTAGCTAATGACTCTGCTGCAGAAGCTTGCATACAGCCGTTGGTTGGTGTACCAAATGAATCTAATCATTTGAAGGATCAAAATGTAGATTTGACTCAAATGGCTTATGTACAGCATGTGCCTTGTAACAGTCTCGTTGAACATGGCACAATAGTTGAAGACAACAATGTTATTCATCTAGAAACATCATCATCTAAGATTGGTTTTGGCATTGAGAAACTGTCTGAAAGCCACTCATCAATTGAGGATGAAAGACTGAAGTCTAGTGAAGTACAGCAGACTGTCGACTCAGATGATGGGGGAAGGCTAATGGTTGCATCTGAAGATGGGAACAGAGATTATGTAGATAGAGGCAGTGTTAGTGCTTGTATAAGCTCTGATGAGACTCTGCGAGGAAATATACACTCTAATTTAATAACTTCAATTATGGATTTTAACAAGAATGCTTCAGAACATGCCTGGAAGTTACTTGGCACATCACTTCCAACAAATCCGCTGCAGTCAGATATTTGGGGATTGGTTAACCTCACAGCATGCAGGCAGAATGACTCGACAATCAAAGAAAAGCTCAGTATTCGTAAGTGCCAGGTAAAATTTAAAGAACGGGTTCTTACTCTTAAATTCAAGGCACTGCATCACTTATGGAAGGAGGACTTGCGCCTTCTTTATATAAGGAAACTTCGTACAAAGTCAACCAAACGTTTTGAACTTAGTAACCGTTCGTCTCAAAATGGTTCTCAAAAGCAACGGTCTTCGATCCGGTCTCGGTTTGCATTGCCCG CAGGTAATTTAACTCTGGTTCCTACAACTGAAATAGTGGACTTTACTGGTAAATTACTGTCAGATTCACTGATAAAGCTTTATAGAAATAACTTGAAGATGCCAGCATTAATATTAGATGACAAGGAAAAGACATACAGCAGGTTTGTTACACAAAATGGATTAATAGAAGATCCTCTTATTTTTGAGAAGGAAAGAGCAACGATAAACCCATGGTCACAGGATGAAAAAGTAGTTTTCATGGAGATGCTTGCAAAGTATGGTAAAGATTTTGCTAGGATTTCTTTGTCTCTGAACCACAAAACAACGGCAGACTGCATTGAATTTTATTATAAGAACCATAAATCAGAGAGTTTCAAAGAAGTGAAGAAATGCTTGGATCTCAGAAAGCAGCAGCAGTGCTTACGAGCCAACACCTACCTTGTAGCATCAGGAAACAAGTGGAATCATGAAATAAGTTGTGTTTCTCCTGATAGGTTGGCTTCAGCTCCGATTGCAGTAGCACATGGTCATGGTACTGCAAGGAGTGAAAAGAATATCGGAAGTGTTGTTTATGGGACCTACAATGATGTGAAAGTGCCTTACTTAGAAGGGGCGAACAGTGTTAATATTTCAGGTGAAGAAAGGGAATCTGTAGCTGCTGATGTGTTAGCAGGCATTCGTGGTGCTCTGTTCTCAGAGGCAATGAGCTCATGTGATACCAGCTCCATTGATCCTTCTGAGAAGATGAACTGCATTACAGCAGACCGACTGCTGACACCAGAAATTACTCAAAACCTAGATGAGGATGACTGCTCCGATGAGGGTAGTGGAGAACTGGACTCAGCTGATTGGACAGATGATGAGAAATCTATATTTGTCCAGGCTTTGAGCATGTATGGCAAAGATTTCACCAGGATCTCAAGCTGTATGAGAAGATCAAGGGAGCAATGCAAGATCTTCTTCAGTAAGGCTCGAAAGTGCCTTGGTCTTGATGTCATTCTCCAAGGCACTGTCAATGCGGGGATGCCATTGAGTGACACAAATGGTGGAAGGAGTGACACAGATGACGCCTGTGTTGCTGAGATGAATTCTGCTATCTGCAGTACCCAATCTTGTTCAAAAATGGGTGTGGACGCCTCCCAGTCTGTAGCTAACATTAGCTATGAAGGGATTGCTCATGTTGCAAGCACCCATTTCCATGTTGAAACTGATAGATCAAATAAAGAGGATGAGGATGTATCGGCAGGACCAGATCTGGATGGTGGGGGAGAAAAGGTCGACACCAAGTATGTATCTACAATTCATGATGATGAGCTAGTAGGGGAGGCAGATAATCTTCAATCTGATGCATGTCCAAAGGAAAGCATTGTTGATGCACTGGGAGGTACTAAAGCTGCACAACTTTGTAAGGTTACAGATTCAGCTGATACAGAAACAAAAGTTGGGAGAATTGCTAATATTATTTCTCCAACTAAATCGGTTGTTACAATCCGAAAAACTGACCCTGTTGCTATAGCATGTATGGATGGACAGTCAAAACAATTAACCGCTAGCATTGTTCACAAAACAGGTACCGATGGAAGTTATCCTGCTGATGGCTTGAAGGAAGTAGATTCAAAAGCATCACCAACCACTGAGGTCGGGTTATCAAATAAAAAATCGATAAACAATAACTTCACAGCAATTGGCAATGGCTCTCTTAACACTGTACCAGATTCTAATGCAAGTGGGGCTCCCTTGCTCTCAGGAAACAAGGTTAATGTTTGTCATCGTCTGACCTTTGGCCCCAACTATCAGCAGCAGATGCAACTGGATCTACTCCCATGTGTACCTAAGAAACACCAGACTGTCTTGTTAAAGCAGGAGGATGTCCATTCTATACCACTGAATTCATTCTTGCCAGATCCATCTTCCGTTTGTTTTGGGGGCCCAATTGATGTGTCATCCGAAACTACTTTGAACTTTGAGGAGCATGGGAGTAAGTGGCACCAGAACATGGTAAAAAGAGATATATACCAGCAGTATATAACCAGAAACCTGCCAGTGAACCAAGTCGACCATAACATGCATATTCTGAGAGGTTATCCACTGCAGGCATTGAATCAGGAGGTCAAGAGAGAAACTGACCTTCCAGCAGGTGAGAAGCGAAGTCTGCTTGAAACTGAATCCAAGAGATGTGGAGTGTCTCAGTCGAATCAGTTTTTCATGTCAGACATGCACTGGAATAAAAGTGATCCTTCGCATTCTAGGTCTAGTATGTCATGTCCATCGAGGAGCGAAAATCATTCGGAAGCTGAGCTTAGAACTTGTGTCAAGAATGCTTGCTCTGAGATTGAGGAACACCGAACTGGCGATGTGAAGCTGTTTGGTAAAATTCTTAGTCACACATGTTCTTTGCAGAAATCCGGCACTTCCTCCCATGAAAGCAATGTACCTTCATCACCGAAGTTGGACGGTTGTTCAACTGCAAATTCTTCCTGTATTGTTAAAGATGGTAATCGACTTGTCTCTGATGTTGGTAATGGCCAAGTAGGCCTGGAGGATCCTCCTGCAAGAACTTATGGCTTCTGGGATGGGAAGAGAGTACAGAATGGGAATCCATCATTGCCAGATACAACAGCTATGTTGGCAAAGTACCAAGGATCGCTCGCAGGCGTCTCATTTTATTCCACCAAAGATGCTATTCCAATTCGGAATGGGGTTGTAACAGACTATCCACAGTCTTGTATGCAGCAGTTGTCGTCAGACGGAAAGCGGATAGAGAACATCCCTGAGCTGCAGAAGAGGAATGCGATTGGGATTGTTTCAGGGTTTCAACAGCAAGGTAGGGTAACTCCTCTGGGTGCCAACATGATGGGGGGAGGAGGGATCTTGGTCGGTGGTGGAGGGGTCTCAGACCCTGTTGCGGCCCTTAAGATGCATTATGCCGCTAGGGCCAGCGTAGGTAGCACTGATATGATGGAGTCATGGCGGGGAGACATGGGAGGCAGGTAG